The stretch of DNA accatggggcagtctgttcacaacgttgacatcagcaaaccactcgcccacatgaTGCAATATATGGGGTCTGAGATtgagaggccggttggacgtactgccaaattctctaaaacgacgttggaggcagcttatggcaacagctctggtggacatttctgcagtcagcatgccaattgcatgctccctcaaaacttgagacatctgtagcattgtgttgtgtgacaacttgTATTTTTATATAGATTTTTATTTcactcaccaactttaaacatcagctaaccgatcgctgtacacccaatctacctacctcatcctcatactgtttttatttacttttctgttcttttgcacaccagtatctcttcttgcacatcatcatctgctcatttatcacgccagtgttaatctgctaaattgtaattattcactcctatggcctatttattacctacctcctcatgccttttgcacacactgtatatagactttctttttttccctactgtgtcattgacttgtttgtgttattggcttgtttattgtttattccatgtgtaactctctgtgttgttgtctgtgtcacactgctttgctttatcttgaccaggtcgcagttgtaaatgagaacttgctctcaactagcctacctggttaaataaaggtgaaataaaaaactgcacattttagattggCCTTTTATAGTCTCCGGCACAAGGTGCAGCTGTGTAATAACCATGCTgttgaatcagcttcttgatatgccacacctgtcaggtggatggattatcttggcaaaggagaaatgctctctaacagggatgtaaacaaatattttatttcagctcatgaagcaTGGGACCAACAGTTAAcaagttgcctttatatttttgttcagtgtattttacACACGTTATTGTTAAAATAATTAGTTGTCCATGACCACTAAAGTTATTAAAGCTTATTGGCTACGAAATCAATTATATCAAGCACTTGGCAATTGCAAGGCAGAAGATGttcattattttttataaaacaaTAAAATATCTATTGTAATGATAAACCATATTGGTCTAGATTTTGGGGGGAAATTTAACATGGGATGCCCACACAGTTAACTTGCATCTTGAGAAAGAGGCTTTGGTTTGTTAACATCTTGCATGGTTCTGCAATGTTTAAAAGGAGAAGTATACCAATATTGTGCAAAACACAGCTGGGAAACACATAAGTGCCAATTCATCCTGAGTGTTGAGCAGTCGTTCATAGACTTAAGAAGGCAGGTAAGTTACAATAGGTTGATTATTCTGTGTATATGACAATATGATGGTTTAAAATATTTATTCCAGAGACTACTCAATGTGTGTTTGCAGAAATACAGCTTGTAAAAATATGAACCTTATGTTAATGCTAGTAAATTGGTTATACTAACAATGCTCATGTTAGGAAATTAGTGGAAAGCTTTGGATAAACAGTAAACAATAtagttctattgtgttattgcaCCTCAGACAAACTTGTGACATTTGAAAGTTTTAGCATAAACATCCTTAAGTCTATTGACACACCTGTGCCTCAATCTAAGTACCATAATAAAGACAATTCCCACCAAAATCCATCGGTTTAAGCTAGATATGTTTTTTCATTGGCAATCCCCCGTATCTGCCTATGTCGCCTTGTTTGTCAAACCATGAGGTTTGGCCATCTAATATGACCACACTATGGAAAGATGAGGATCCCACGAACATGATGGTGATCTCCGTTTTGTTCTATGAaccccacaagtgtcacagggCTCGTCTGAAGGTTATCCGTCAAAACTATccgaggtagttttgtgccaacagaaaaaaggggttaaatatgtgcccaaaaaaacttaaatatttcctgagctttcttatttCTCCTAGATATAGttgacacttcaaaaccttataaTTTATTATTTTTGGActgtctgttttgccatttattttatacctaaaggggtcTTAAATTCGAAATGATCATGAtgatcttaaaacaattccatatgttagcttagtagagaGAATTATGTTTGAATACAGTACATCCATATTGTAATAGTAATTCCAGGTGAACAAAAAGGAGAGCAGTCATTGATATAGTCAATCAAAATCATTCCAGTTTAATTACAAGTTGCAACAGGGAGACACCTCCACCACAGAAGCCCTCCCCCCAAAGACTTGAGGTTTTTAAATTAAATTCAGTTAAACTTTTAACCTCTAATTTCCACATGCCCTTGCAGGAAAACTGTCTCTTTTTGGTGGGCCACCACACCCCCCTGCATCACCATGTCCAAGTACCTGAGGCATTTCACCACAGTGGGTGACGACCACACAGCCCAGTGGCAGGATGAGGAGCTACATGAAGCTAGTGAGGAGCTGGGACCAGCCACAGGACAGATGCCCCAGGGGGAACTCTCCTTCAGAGACTCCCTGAAGATGCTCTACAGCTCCAACAAATTCCAGGTATGGAATATGAGTGGAGTAGGAAATGCTCATACTATCAATCAAACAAAGCCAGTAATTGTTACCTTTGCTCAAATCAAATGTCAACTGTGGATGTGGAACatacgtatgtgtgtgtttttcagtcTAGGCCGCAAATATGAGACAGTAAATTCTCACATATGCTTGTCAGAAGATTGGTCTTGTCTGATGAGTGTTTGCCCCTGGTTTAGATAGTTGTGGTGTGCCTGGTCATCCTGGATGCCATCTTTGTGCTGGTCGAGCTACTGATCGAACTATCAATCATTGATTTGGAGCATGGACACATTGCCCCTCAGGTGAGTCTAGAGTGCAGTGTTTCCCAAAGTCGGTCCTGgggacaacaacactacacaGCTCCAAAAAATCTGTGACCCCAAACTTCCTACAACTCTTCTGTCCTTTCCCTCTTCACCAGGTGTTCCACTACCTGAGTCTGGCTCTTCTCACCTTCTTCATGGTGGAGCTGGCTGGGAAGCTCTTTGCTTACCAGCTGGAGTTCTTCCACCACAAGTTTGAGGTGTTTGACGGGCTGGTAGTGATTGTGTCCTTCATCCTGGATGTTGTGTATACAGCCCGTGAAGAGGCTTTCGATGCCTCTATGGGCCTCCTGATCCTCCTCAGGCTCTGGAGGGTGGCGAGGATAATCAACGGTGAGAGATTTCTCACTTTGTtcatgttcattaggcatcaAAGGgaagaaaatggactgaaacCGGGAGGGACTCCCTGGACATGTCCAATAAACACACATTTTAAAGCTTTATCCAAtgcatgccctaatgaacacaacctttATGTCACACAGGTAGCTAGGTCACCAATGTTGTAAAATGGGTTTGTGTCCAACATGTCATGTTTTCTCCCACCACTCAGGTATCCTGGTGTCTGTGAAGGCAAGGGCCGATCGCAAACTTCACAAGCTGAAGGAGAGCAACGATCAACTGGTCCAGCGAGTTAGCGAGCTACAAGAGCGCAGCGGCAAGACGGTGAGTTGGCCAGCCCCCGGCAACCCAAACCCCTACCCGCCCAAGACAAGTTTgaagacatttacattttggtaATTTAGTACACTCTTATACAGTGTCTTATAGTCTGTCAATAGACCCTTTTTCAACACACCCTTCAATCTCTTCACCTCTTTAGGAACAAGAGAACAGTAAACTACGGGCTCTCCTGCGACAGCATGACATTGCATACTGATGCAGGAAGAGGAACAAGATGCCATTTTCATTATCCACTTCTAAAGTTTTATTGGAATTGATCAATAAACAAGGGCATATTCTGAAAGGTGTTGACCATCCATACACTATTTGTGTCAGTAATTCCACCATGACAGGAGCTTACACTGCCCAGATAGATACTAAATCTGTTTGTAAATCCCAAATCTGTTTGTACTCTTGCCAACTCAATTGCTGTCATTGTCAAACCAAACATTTGGCATGACAATGAATGACAATGAGTTGGTAATATAGCACaaagactggcactcaggctagaTAGATTCCACATGATTAGGTCAACCTTCCAACCATTATCTGCATATTTAAGCAGATTATAAAAGCTGATCAGACTTCATTGATATCATATGCCAGTATTTCACATTGCTTGATATTTTTACATGTGCTATGCCTTTATTCAGCTAATATTTTGTACTTTAGATCCTGTAATGAATTTGTTGCATCTTGCTGTTTTCGGAatatccatttttttttttaacatttaattttacctttatttaaccaggcaagtcagttaagaacacattcttattttcaatgacggcctgggaacagtgggttaactgcctgttcaggggcagaacgacagattcgtaccttgtcagctcgggggtttgaactcacaaccttccggttactagtccaacgctctaaccactaggctaccctgccgccccattgctTGCTATGCAAAGACAATACAAGTATAAATCACTGTGAAAGTATTATTAAATGTTTCTTTATTGATTTTTTTATACaaaaaatat from Oncorhynchus keta strain PuntledgeMale-10-30-2019 chromosome 21, Oket_V2, whole genome shotgun sequence encodes:
- the LOC118400444 gene encoding voltage-gated hydrogen channel 1-like codes for the protein MSKYLRHFTTVGDDHTAQWQDEELHEASEELGPATGQMPQGELSFRDSLKMLYSSNKFQIVVVCLVILDAIFVLVELLIELSIIDLEHGHIAPQVFHYLSLALLTFFMVELAGKLFAYQLEFFHHKFEVFDGLVVIVSFILDVVYTAREEAFDASMGLLILLRLWRVARIINGILVSVKARADRKLHKLKESNDQLVQRVSELQERSGKTEQENSKLRALLRQHDIAY